One window of the Arthrobacter sp. D5-1 genome contains the following:
- the thiS gene encoding sulfur carrier protein ThiS has product MNIKLNGSDHAVPEDASVSTLVTAVTGRALDHRGQAADGGKLGVAVARNSEVVPRSQWSATALADGDELELVTAVQGG; this is encoded by the coding sequence ATGAACATCAAACTCAACGGATCCGATCACGCCGTGCCGGAGGATGCTTCAGTCAGCACCCTGGTCACGGCCGTCACCGGCCGCGCCCTGGACCACCGCGGACAGGCAGCCGACGGTGGCAAGCTGGGCGTCGCCGTCGCCCGCAATTCCGAGGTGGTGCCACGCAGCCAATGGTCCGCAACGGCGCTCGCCGACGGGGATGAACTCGAACTTGTTACCGCAGTCCAAGGAGGCTGA
- the thiO gene encoding glycine oxidase ThiO, with protein MAVPRQTPLQADVAVIGGGVIGLGIAREARRLGRSVVVIDPAPASGATFAAAGMLAPVSEFHYQEEDLLELMLESSRLWPSFAASLPRGGEDTGYRTTPTLAVGADAADRRALADLRAVQLAAGLGVEPLSLRDARDREPLLSPQISSAFDVPADHQVDPRKLAACLLSGLARHAASDYTWVSGADDGFAVTSTARRLLWDGGRVSGVELESGAAVHSTETVVANGLGAADLEGLPDGLNLSLRPVYGDILRLRVPEHLRPLLTSTVRGMVRGVPVYIVPRDDGTVVIGATQREDGLSAASNAVSAGGVYQLLRDAQALVPAVAELELLEATARARPGTPDNAPLLGRVVGPRGDVDGLVIATGFFRHGVLLTPAAARIVGGLINGTSDPRWASFSPDRFAATSSTARALTPAHAPSKETA; from the coding sequence ATGGCAGTTCCCCGCCAAACCCCGCTCCAGGCCGACGTGGCCGTCATTGGCGGCGGCGTCATCGGGCTGGGCATCGCCCGCGAAGCGCGGCGACTTGGCCGCTCCGTGGTGGTGATCGACCCCGCACCGGCTTCGGGGGCTACGTTTGCTGCCGCCGGAATGCTTGCCCCCGTGAGCGAATTTCACTACCAGGAGGAAGATCTCCTGGAGTTGATGCTCGAATCGTCCAGGCTGTGGCCGTCTTTCGCGGCAAGCCTGCCCCGCGGAGGGGAAGACACCGGATACCGCACGACGCCGACACTTGCCGTGGGTGCCGATGCCGCGGACCGCAGGGCACTGGCAGACCTCCGTGCTGTACAGCTTGCTGCGGGCCTGGGGGTCGAGCCGTTGTCCCTGCGCGACGCCCGGGATCGCGAACCCCTCCTCAGCCCCCAAATTTCCAGTGCCTTCGACGTTCCCGCCGACCATCAGGTCGATCCCCGCAAGCTGGCGGCATGCCTGCTCTCGGGACTGGCACGCCACGCGGCCAGCGACTACACGTGGGTTTCGGGCGCCGACGATGGGTTTGCCGTGACTTCCACGGCGCGCCGCTTGCTCTGGGACGGAGGGCGGGTCTCAGGAGTGGAACTCGAGTCCGGCGCCGCTGTCCACTCCACCGAAACGGTGGTCGCCAACGGGCTGGGTGCGGCAGACCTGGAAGGGCTCCCCGACGGGCTTAACCTTTCCCTGCGGCCGGTATATGGCGACATCCTCAGGCTTCGGGTGCCTGAACACCTCCGGCCCCTGCTCACCTCCACCGTCCGTGGGATGGTCCGTGGAGTGCCCGTCTACATCGTGCCCCGGGACGACGGCACTGTAGTCATCGGGGCCACCCAGCGCGAGGACGGACTGTCGGCAGCGTCCAACGCGGTCTCAGCCGGGGGCGTCTACCAGTTATTGCGGGACGCCCAGGCCCTGGTCCCCGCAGTGGCGGAACTTGAGCTGCTCGAAGCAACGGCCCGGGCCCGCCCCGGCACTCCGGACAACGCACCGCTGCTTGGACGGGTCGTTGGCCCCCGGGGGGATGTTGATGGTCTGGTGATCGCCACAGGATTCTTCCGGCATGGTGTCCTCCTGACGCCCGCGGCCGCACGGATCGTGGGCGGGCTGATCAACGGCACGTCGGACCCCCGGTGGGCATCATTTTCCCCGGACCGCTTCGCGGCCACTTCATCCACAGCGCGGGCGCTTACGCCGGCACACGCTCCCAGCAAGGAAACAGCATGA
- the thiE gene encoding thiamine phosphate synthase: protein MTQTDALATARLYLCTDARKRQGDFEDFVDAAFEGGVDIIQLRDKTLEAAEELELLAVLHGVAQRHGRLWAVNDRADVASVSGAPVFHIGQKDLPLKVARTLLPESVTIGLSTHSPEQVNAAIAASPGQGGLDYFCVGPVWATPTKPGREAVGLDLVTYAAEASKRAVETTDGAVNLPWFAIGGIDLSNVEQVRAAGATRIVVVRAITEASDPTTAAKSLLEALDAA, encoded by the coding sequence ATGACCCAGACTGATGCCCTCGCCACCGCCCGCTTGTATCTGTGCACCGATGCGCGGAAACGGCAAGGCGATTTTGAAGACTTTGTGGACGCCGCGTTCGAGGGCGGTGTGGACATCATCCAGCTGCGCGACAAGACCCTCGAAGCTGCCGAGGAATTGGAGTTGCTGGCGGTCCTGCACGGAGTTGCGCAACGTCATGGACGGCTGTGGGCTGTCAACGATCGAGCCGACGTTGCCAGTGTTTCCGGGGCTCCGGTGTTCCACATCGGGCAAAAGGACCTCCCGTTGAAGGTGGCCCGGACATTGCTTCCGGAGTCCGTCACGATCGGTCTTTCCACCCACTCCCCCGAGCAGGTGAATGCCGCCATCGCGGCATCACCGGGACAGGGGGGCCTGGACTACTTCTGTGTAGGACCCGTCTGGGCGACACCCACCAAACCCGGCCGCGAAGCCGTGGGACTGGACTTGGTCACATATGCCGCAGAAGCGAGCAAGCGTGCAGTCGAGACCACCGACGGCGCCGTGAACCTGCCATGGTTCGCCATCGGAGGGATCGATCTCAGCAACGTAGAGCAGGTGCGGGCCGCAGGAGCCACCCGGATCGTCGTGGTCCGCGCCATCACCGAGGCTTCGGATCCGACGACGGCAGCCAAGTCGCTGCTGGAGGCGCTGGACGCAGCCTGA
- a CDS encoding ferritin-like fold-containing protein produces the protein MGTSTDVAPSAGQLAAELLGAMAYGELSAFGRLSFDSRYAPTLHDRSVLAKIAVGAYGNFALLSDRLAEMGLDPEEAMLPFQRSFDHFHERTKPGDWFESVMKAYVIDTVSSDFYRAVATFLDGTTQQFVDRVASPDQATEVLRVLLRRALADDPRLASRLALWGRRLVGEALTQAQRVGTEHPQLGPALKSGGDARAAIKRLTGELAGRHARRMTALGLTA, from the coding sequence ATGGGCACTTCGACGGACGTCGCACCTTCTGCCGGACAACTCGCCGCGGAACTCCTGGGCGCCATGGCCTACGGCGAGTTGTCGGCTTTCGGCCGGCTTTCGTTCGATTCCCGATACGCCCCCACACTCCATGACCGTTCAGTGCTGGCAAAAATTGCCGTCGGTGCGTACGGAAACTTCGCGCTGCTGAGCGATCGGCTCGCTGAAATGGGCCTTGATCCGGAGGAAGCCATGCTGCCGTTCCAGCGTTCCTTTGACCACTTCCATGAACGCACCAAGCCCGGGGACTGGTTCGAATCCGTGATGAAGGCATACGTCATCGACACCGTTTCCTCGGACTTCTACCGGGCTGTCGCCACTTTCCTCGATGGTACAACGCAGCAGTTCGTGGACCGGGTTGCCTCCCCCGACCAGGCAACCGAGGTACTTCGTGTCCTGCTGCGGCGGGCCTTGGCCGATGACCCACGACTGGCCTCACGGCTGGCGTTGTGGGGCCGGCGGCTGGTGGGGGAAGCGCTGACACAGGCGCAGAGGGTAGGGACTGAGCACCCACAGTTGGGGCCGGCACTAAAAAGTGGTGGCGATGCCCGCGCCGCAATTAAAAGACTGACAGGCGAGCTCGCCGGGCGTCATGCCCGCCGGATGACGGCGCTGGGCCTCACTGCCTAG
- a CDS encoding TM2 domain-containing protein translates to MTNPSYPPAPHNGNGAPPVPPAPGAFDAQYQGGPQTYQSGPDSSPYGVPGTGTPAKSFMVTWILSLLLGGLGVDRFYLGKIGTGIAKLLTAGGLGIWSIVDLIITLTGNARDKEGRPLQGYPENKKKAWIITLVVWFAGLVVGIVSTVLSLTLVAAAVQGQATPVPAAPSASQEATAPSQGTATDGNAFEVTVSEGNTVKVTVLNSGYATEIPEMAYMKPLNGGFLLLEVSWETIAGSSFAAPSNFDAFDADGNEGDRIFLDNGLGGLVSGDVAAGDVQQGVIAFDIKNGPTTVVINNDFGDKAATFTLTPAS, encoded by the coding sequence ATGACTAATCCGAGCTACCCGCCCGCGCCCCACAACGGGAACGGTGCCCCACCAGTTCCCCCTGCACCCGGTGCTTTCGACGCCCAGTACCAAGGCGGACCCCAGACGTACCAGTCCGGCCCGGATTCCAGCCCTTATGGTGTTCCCGGCACGGGTACTCCGGCCAAGTCCTTCATGGTCACGTGGATCCTCTCCTTGCTCCTTGGTGGCCTCGGTGTTGACCGCTTTTACTTGGGAAAGATCGGGACCGGCATTGCCAAACTGCTCACTGCGGGCGGACTCGGCATCTGGTCCATCGTGGACCTCATCATCACGCTGACCGGCAACGCACGTGATAAGGAAGGCCGCCCGCTGCAGGGTTATCCGGAAAACAAGAAGAAGGCCTGGATCATCACGCTCGTTGTCTGGTTCGCCGGCCTGGTTGTTGGGATCGTGTCCACGGTGTTGTCTTTGACGCTGGTGGCTGCCGCGGTCCAGGGACAGGCCACGCCTGTCCCTGCCGCACCGTCAGCTTCACAGGAGGCCACTGCCCCTTCCCAAGGCACCGCCACCGATGGCAACGCTTTCGAGGTCACGGTGTCAGAGGGCAACACCGTTAAGGTCACCGTCCTTAACTCCGGATACGCTACCGAAATCCCGGAGATGGCTTACATGAAGCCGCTCAACGGCGGGTTCCTCCTGCTGGAGGTTTCCTGGGAGACCATCGCCGGATCCAGCTTCGCCGCGCCCAGCAACTTCGATGCCTTCGATGCTGACGGCAACGAGGGCGACCGGATCTTCCTTGACAACGGTCTGGGCGGTCTCGTCTCCGGCGATGTCGCAGCCGGAGACGTACAGCAGGGCGTCATCGCCTTCGACATCAAGAATGGTCCCACCACAGTGGTGATCAACAATGACTTCGGAGACAAGGCAGCCACCTTCACTTTGACACCGGCAAGCTAA